Within Longimicrobium sp., the genomic segment TGCTGGCCCGCGGGCACCTGCTGTTCGAGGACATCCCCGGCGTGGGCAAGACCACGCTGGCCCGCGCGCTGACCGCCGCGCTGGGGCTGGAGTTCCGCCGCATCCAGTTCACCAGCGACCTGCTGCCCAGCGACGTCCTGGGCGTCTCCGTCTACAATCCGCGCACGCACGAGTTCGAGACGCGGCCGGGGCCCATCTTCACCAACGTGGTGCTGGCGGACGAGATCAACCGCGCGCCGCCGCGGACGCAGAGCGGGCTGCTGGAGGCCATGCAGGAGGGCCGCGTAACCATCGACGAGCGCAGCTACGACCTGGCGCGCCCGTTCCTGGTGATGGCGACGCAGAACCCGCTGGAGCAGCACGGCACGTATCCGCTGCCGGAGAGCCAGCTGGACCGCTTCATGATGCGCCTGTCGATCGGCTATCCCGACGCGGACGAGGAGCGCAACGTGGTCCTGCAGTCCGCGGGCACGCACGACGCGGTGGACCGCATCCGCCCCGTGCTGAACGCTGAATCCGTGATCGCGCTGCAGGAGCGGGTGGATTCGGTGCACGCCGACGCGTCCATCGTGGACTACCTGATGTC encodes:
- a CDS encoding MoxR family ATPase, whose amino-acid sequence is MLNAVPVDAPEVELGLLDDLIAQVETAFRGKRETVRLSLAALLARGHLLFEDIPGVGKTTLARALTAALGLEFRRIQFTSDLLPSDVLGVSVYNPRTHEFETRPGPIFTNVVLADEINRAPPRTQSGLLEAMQEGRVTIDERSYDLARPFLVMATQNPLEQHGTYPLPESQLDRFMMRLSIGYPDADEERNVVLQSAGTHDAVDRIRPVLNAESVIALQERVDSVHADASIVDYLMSVVQATRAEPRFRAGASTRGAIALLRAARGYALVDGREFLVPDDVRRLAVPVLAHRLLPAGASAATGEAYQEAVGVLDDVIARIPMPV